From one Nonomuraea polychroma genomic stretch:
- a CDS encoding ATP-binding protein produces the protein MTDREVAVLIGLQASGKSTFYRRCLASTHEHVSKDDFPNARHRQRRQLRLIREALEEDRNVAVDNTNPSPEEWRPLIVTGREHGARVVAYWFSPNLTESLQRNAERLGRARVPEVGVFATLRRMRRPRVADGFDEVSVVEFDGRGGFVVRKEEG, from the coding sequence ATGACCGATCGGGAAGTGGCCGTTCTCATCGGCCTGCAGGCTTCCGGCAAATCCACCTTCTACCGGCGATGCCTGGCCTCTACCCATGAGCATGTGAGCAAGGACGATTTCCCCAACGCGCGGCACCGGCAGCGCCGCCAGCTCCGGTTGATCCGCGAGGCGCTGGAGGAGGACCGGAACGTGGCGGTCGACAACACCAATCCTTCGCCCGAGGAATGGCGGCCGTTGATCGTGACCGGGCGGGAGCACGGGGCGCGGGTGGTGGCCTACTGGTTCTCGCCGAACCTGACGGAATCCCTCCAGCGCAACGCGGAACGGCTCGGCCGGGCACGAGTGCCGGAGGTGGGCGTTTTCGCGACGCTCAGGCGTATGCGGCGGCCCCGGGTGGCCGACGGGTTCGATGAGGTCTCCGTGGTGGAATTCGACGGGCGCGGCGGCTTTGTCGTACGGAAGGAAGAGGGATGA
- a CDS encoding class I adenylate-forming enzyme family protein, translating into MSLTHAQVQEQLTGPGQLFEMEEIGDTGVRTWKHAPAHFRALLEMSRFHGEKVFLVYEDEQITFEEHFRRAATLANRLVDDYGIRKGDRVAVAMRNYPEWVISFSAVLAAGAVAVPLNAWWTEAELAYGVRDSGAKVLIADGERAVRLASTGVPLIVTRGEPPAGARAFGEVLGEVAADVKLPDVELFPDDPATIFYTSGTTGHPKGALGSHRNLGQSPMTVAYGLMHSLAMAGKDLAAAAGTRRVMLLTVPLFHVTGCFSGMTTTMFTGGGLVLMYKWDPEQALRLIEREKVSAMIGVPTSAWQLMSHPDFGKYDLSSLTNLGYGGAPAPPKLLERITENLPDRAPSNGYGMTETTALAIGNGGADYRAKPDSIGRPVPVVDVRVVDPLDNELPPGEVGELCLRGPNVILGYWNKPEATAQTFVDGWVHTGDLAKIDDEGFVYIVDRAKDMVIRGGENVYCAEVEAALFEHPAVDDAAVIGVPHDELGEEVGAVIRLAPGRSVTAEELQAFLAARIAKFKIPAHIWFRDGELPRNPGGKILKTHLRREILGSA; encoded by the coding sequence ATGTCCCTTACGCACGCCCAGGTCCAGGAGCAGCTCACCGGCCCCGGCCAGCTCTTCGAGATGGAGGAGATCGGCGACACCGGGGTACGCACATGGAAGCACGCGCCCGCGCACTTCCGCGCCCTGCTCGAGATGAGCAGGTTCCACGGTGAGAAGGTCTTCCTCGTCTACGAGGACGAGCAGATCACGTTCGAGGAGCACTTCCGCCGGGCCGCCACGCTGGCCAACCGGCTGGTCGACGACTACGGCATACGCAAGGGCGACCGGGTGGCCGTGGCCATGCGCAACTACCCGGAATGGGTGATCTCGTTCTCGGCGGTGCTGGCGGCCGGGGCGGTCGCCGTACCGCTCAACGCCTGGTGGACGGAGGCCGAGCTGGCCTACGGCGTCCGCGACTCCGGCGCGAAGGTGCTGATCGCCGACGGTGAGCGGGCGGTGCGCCTGGCCTCGACAGGCGTGCCGCTGATCGTCACGCGGGGCGAGCCGCCGGCAGGCGCGCGGGCTTTCGGCGAGGTGCTGGGCGAGGTCGCGGCCGACGTGAAGCTGCCTGACGTGGAGCTGTTCCCGGACGACCCGGCCACGATCTTCTACACCTCCGGCACCACCGGCCATCCCAAGGGCGCGCTGGGCAGCCACCGCAACCTCGGCCAGTCGCCCATGACCGTGGCCTACGGGCTCATGCACTCGCTCGCGATGGCGGGCAAGGACCTCGCGGCGGCCGCCGGGACCCGCCGGGTCATGCTGCTGACCGTGCCGCTGTTCCACGTCACGGGCTGCTTCTCCGGCATGACGACGACGATGTTCACCGGCGGCGGTCTGGTGCTCATGTACAAGTGGGACCCCGAGCAGGCGCTGCGCCTGATCGAGCGGGAGAAGGTCAGCGCCATGATCGGCGTGCCGACCAGCGCCTGGCAGCTCATGTCCCATCCCGACTTCGGCAAGTACGACCTGTCGTCGCTGACCAACCTCGGCTACGGCGGCGCACCGGCCCCGCCCAAGCTGCTGGAGCGGATCACCGAGAACCTCCCGGACCGCGCCCCTTCCAACGGGTACGGCATGACCGAGACGACCGCGCTGGCCATCGGCAACGGCGGCGCCGACTACCGGGCCAAGCCCGACAGCATCGGCCGGCCCGTTCCCGTGGTGGACGTGCGCGTGGTCGACCCGCTGGACAACGAGCTGCCGCCCGGCGAGGTGGGCGAGCTGTGCCTGCGCGGGCCGAACGTCATCCTCGGTTACTGGAACAAGCCGGAGGCGACGGCGCAGACGTTCGTCGACGGATGGGTGCACACGGGCGACCTGGCCAAGATCGATGACGAGGGTTTCGTCTACATCGTGGACCGGGCCAAGGACATGGTGATCAGGGGTGGCGAGAACGTCTACTGCGCCGAGGTGGAGGCGGCGTTGTTCGAGCATCCGGCGGTCGACGACGCGGCCGTGATCGGCGTGCCGCACGACGAGCTGGGCGAGGAGGTCGGCGCCGTCATCCGCCTGGCTCCCGGCCGGTCCGTCACGGCGGAGGAGCTGCAGGCGTTCCTGGCCGCCCGGATCGCCAAGTTCAAGATCCCGGCGCACATCTGGTTCCGCGACGGCGAGCTGCCCCGCAACCCCGGCGGCAAGATCCTCAAGACCCACCTGCGCAGGGAGATCCTCGGAAGCGCTTGA
- a CDS encoding tRNA(His) guanylyltransferase Thg1 family protein, protein MKADRLEAGMRAREWFHSLKLLPGAWAILRVDGRAFSGYTEHRFEKPFDLRFRELMAVAARSLLEEFQGCYAYTQSDEISLVLPPSFDQFGREAEKLVSISAGVASAAFTHAAGEPVHFDSRIWLGTTVEDVVDYMSWRQADAARCALNGWCYWTLRKDGRTARQAGRLLEHTTVADKNELLFQHGVNYNELPAWQRRGIGLWWETFDHQGHDPVRDVDVVTQRRRVHVEWELPMKVDYRRLVERLVTG, encoded by the coding sequence ATGAAGGCCGACCGGCTGGAGGCGGGGATGCGGGCTCGGGAGTGGTTTCACTCGCTGAAACTGCTGCCCGGTGCGTGGGCGATCCTGCGGGTGGATGGGCGCGCCTTCTCCGGCTATACGGAACACCGCTTCGAGAAGCCTTTTGACCTGCGGTTCCGTGAGTTGATGGCAGTTGCGGCGCGGAGCCTGCTGGAGGAGTTCCAGGGGTGTTACGCCTATACGCAGAGCGATGAGATCTCCCTGGTGCTGCCTCCCTCCTTTGACCAGTTCGGGCGGGAGGCGGAAAAGCTGGTGTCGATCTCGGCGGGTGTGGCGTCGGCGGCCTTCACGCACGCGGCGGGCGAGCCGGTGCATTTCGACAGCCGGATCTGGCTGGGCACGACGGTGGAGGACGTCGTGGACTACATGTCGTGGCGGCAGGCCGACGCCGCCAGATGTGCACTGAACGGCTGGTGCTACTGGACGTTGCGCAAGGACGGCAGGACGGCGCGGCAGGCCGGCAGGCTGCTCGAGCACACCACGGTCGCCGACAAGAACGAACTGCTGTTCCAGCACGGCGTCAACTACAACGAGCTGCCTGCCTGGCAGCGCCGCGGCATCGGCTTGTGGTGGGAGACGTTCGACCATCAGGGGCACGACCCGGTCCGCGACGTGGACGTGGTCACCCAGCGGCGGCGGGTGCACGTGGAGTGGGAGCTGCCCATGAAGGTGGACTACCGGCGGCTCGTGGAGCGGCTGGTCACCGGCTGA
- a CDS encoding VOC family protein — protein sequence MVATPDPVHWRGVHHLALVTADMDATVRFWHGVLGARARERQLEIERRFGLETVVGYDPRRLAAHGRSGDGQSRRHLHVRRPQEGGHPPRRREPLAAGGRGDPASPSRRARMRGDRGALPRTSTARVAKHLLPDGHSPKEHDLG from the coding sequence ATGGTCGCGACTCCGGACCCGGTGCACTGGCGCGGCGTGCACCATCTCGCCCTGGTGACCGCGGACATGGACGCCACCGTGCGGTTCTGGCACGGTGTGCTCGGCGCCCGTGCCCGCGAACGGCAGCTGGAGATCGAGCGCCGTTTCGGCCTGGAGACCGTGGTCGGCTACGATCCGCGACGGCTGGCTGCACACGGGCGATCTGGTGACGGCCAATCCCGACGGCACCTACACGTTCGTCGCCCGCAAGAAGGAGGTCATCCGCCGCGGAGGCGAGAACCTCTCGCCGCTGGAGGTCGAGGAGACCCTGCGAGCCCATCCCGACGTGCTCGAATGCGCGGTGATCGGGGAGCCCTGCCGCGCACATCCACCGCTCGCGTGGCCAAGCACCTGCTCCCGGACGGGCATTCGCCGAAGGAGCACGACCTGGGCTGA
- a CDS encoding LLM class flavin-dependent oxidoreductase — MSERRSLYGVALPASPRHFGRLVESARLAEELGADLVTVSDHPYLPSELETFTLLALLVGRTERVLVAPNVAPLTLRPPAMLAKSASTLQFVSGGRFVLGLGVGGPYELTPGFGGAWPGIGQAISALDEAIPLIRRLWGPESIDHDGTYFRLKQANAGPAPEPDVPIWVGSFKPRMLAVTGRHADGWLPTNAYLDLAEVPELHRRIDEAAQAAGRDPGRIRRVFNVMGTISDRVPERNDRLLNGSARHWVTALRDYRDRLGFDSFVFWPVQGDVREQIRLFFEQVHPHVGR, encoded by the coding sequence ATGAGCGAACGAAGAAGCCTGTACGGCGTGGCGTTGCCGGCCTCGCCCCGGCACTTCGGCCGGCTCGTCGAGTCGGCCCGGCTGGCCGAGGAACTCGGCGCCGACCTGGTCACGGTGTCGGACCACCCGTACCTCCCATCGGAACTGGAAACCTTCACCTTGCTGGCGCTGCTGGTGGGCCGGACGGAGCGCGTGCTGGTGGCGCCGAACGTCGCCCCGCTGACGTTGCGGCCACCGGCCATGCTGGCCAAGAGCGCCTCCACGCTGCAGTTCGTCAGCGGCGGCCGGTTCGTGCTGGGGCTCGGCGTCGGCGGCCCGTACGAGCTGACGCCCGGCTTCGGCGGTGCGTGGCCCGGCATCGGCCAGGCCATCAGCGCGCTCGACGAGGCCATCCCGCTGATCCGGCGGCTGTGGGGACCTGAGTCCATCGATCACGACGGCACGTACTTCCGGCTCAAGCAGGCCAACGCCGGCCCCGCGCCCGAGCCGGACGTGCCGATCTGGGTGGGCTCGTTCAAGCCGAGAATGCTGGCCGTGACCGGCCGCCACGCCGACGGCTGGCTGCCCACGAACGCCTACCTGGACCTGGCCGAGGTGCCTGAGCTGCACCGCCGCATCGACGAGGCGGCGCAGGCGGCCGGCCGCGACCCGGGCCGCATCAGGCGGGTCTTCAACGTGATGGGCACGATCTCCGACCGCGTGCCGGAGCGTAACGACCGGCTGCTCAACGGCTCGGCCCGGCACTGGGTGACCGCGCTGCGGGACTACCGCGACCGGCTCGGATTCGACTCGTTCGTGTTCTGGCCGGTGCAGGGGGACGTGCGCGAGCAGATCCGGCTGTTCTTCGAGCAGGTCCATCCGCACGTGGGCAGGTAG
- a CDS encoding endo-1,4-beta-xylanase: protein MFVLSSSFTRVLALAGMSLAFLLPASSADASASLRTHAAAKGKFIGAALATSPLSNETSYRNIAATEFNQVTAENAMKWDATEPSQGQFNFSGADAIVNFATQNNQQVHGHTLVWHSQTPSWVQNLGASAMRQAMQNHISQVVGRYANNATVVSWDVVNEIFDENGGWRTSFWYNTLGQSFVADAFRAARAADPNARLCINDYNVEGINAKSTAMYNLVSSLRQQGVPVDCVGFQSHLAIQYGFPNDLQRNLQRFADLGVQVRITELDVRMQMPRDATKDATQATYYRNVVNACLAVTACAGVTIWGFTDKHSWVPDTFPGQGAALIYNESYQPKPAYNAVHDALAGGTTTDTTPPTTPGTPTSSNVTSNSAALTWAASTDSGGSGLAGYNIYREQGATDTLLAQSTTNSATLTGLSSTTEYQVYVRARDGAGNLSANSPPATFTTTSGPGGGGCTAAGTVQTQWSTGYVVQPVTVTNTGTSAITGWTVTFTLPAGHTLTGSWNADVTVSGQTVTAKNAGYNGNLAPNASTTFGFQVSRPNGNTQTPSGYTCA, encoded by the coding sequence ATGTTCGTGCTTTCGTCCTCGTTCACCAGAGTCCTCGCCTTGGCGGGGATGTCCTTAGCCTTCCTCCTGCCCGCCTCCTCGGCCGACGCGTCGGCGTCCCTGCGTACGCACGCGGCCGCGAAGGGCAAGTTCATCGGCGCGGCGCTCGCCACCAGCCCGCTGTCCAATGAGACCTCCTACCGCAACATCGCGGCCACCGAGTTCAACCAGGTCACCGCCGAGAACGCGATGAAGTGGGACGCCACGGAGCCCAGCCAGGGCCAGTTCAACTTCTCCGGCGCCGACGCCATCGTCAACTTCGCCACCCAGAACAACCAGCAGGTTCACGGCCACACGCTGGTGTGGCACAGCCAGACCCCGAGCTGGGTGCAGAACCTGGGCGCCAGCGCCATGCGCCAGGCCATGCAGAACCACATCAGCCAGGTCGTCGGCCGCTACGCCAACAACGCGACCGTGGTCTCGTGGGACGTGGTGAACGAGATCTTCGACGAGAACGGCGGCTGGCGCACGTCGTTCTGGTACAACACGCTGGGCCAGAGCTTTGTCGCCGACGCCTTCCGCGCCGCCCGCGCCGCCGACCCCAACGCCCGGCTGTGCATCAACGACTACAACGTCGAGGGCATCAACGCCAAGAGCACCGCGATGTACAACCTGGTCTCGTCGCTGCGCCAGCAGGGCGTGCCCGTCGACTGCGTGGGCTTCCAGAGTCACCTCGCCATCCAGTACGGCTTCCCGAACGACCTGCAGCGGAACCTGCAGCGCTTCGCCGACCTCGGCGTCCAGGTCCGCATCACCGAGCTCGACGTGCGCATGCAGATGCCCAGGGACGCCACCAAGGACGCCACCCAGGCCACCTACTACCGCAACGTCGTCAACGCCTGCCTGGCCGTGACCGCCTGCGCCGGTGTCACCATCTGGGGCTTCACCGACAAGCACTCGTGGGTGCCGGACACCTTCCCGGGCCAGGGCGCCGCGCTGATCTACAACGAGAGCTACCAGCCGAAGCCGGCGTACAACGCCGTGCACGACGCGCTGGCCGGCGGCACCACGACCGACACCACGCCGCCGACCACGCCGGGCACGCCCACGTCGAGCAACGTCACCTCCAACTCGGCCGCCCTGACCTGGGCCGCCTCCACCGACAGCGGCGGCAGCGGGCTGGCCGGCTACAACATCTACCGCGAGCAGGGCGCCACCGACACGCTGCTGGCCCAGAGCACCACGAACTCGGCCACGCTGACCGGGCTGAGCTCCACCACCGAGTACCAGGTCTACGTGCGCGCCCGTGACGGGGCCGGCAACCTGTCGGCGAACTCGCCGCCGGCCACGTTCACCACGACGTCGGGGCCGGGCGGCGGCGGGTGCACCGCGGCCGGCACCGTGCAGACCCAGTGGAGCACCGGGTACGTCGTGCAGCCGGTGACCGTCACCAACACCGGCACGTCCGCCATCACCGGCTGGACCGTCACCTTCACGCTGCCCGCCGGCCACACGCTCACCGGCTCGTGGAACGCCGACGTGACAGTGAGCGGGCAGACCGTCACCGCCAAGAACGCGGGCTACAACGGCAACCTGGCCCCGAACGCCAGCACCACCTTCGGGTTCCAGGTCAGCCGCCCGAACGGGAACACTCAGACGCCCTCCGGATACACCTGCGCCTGA